The following coding sequences lie in one Desmodus rotundus isolate HL8 chromosome 1, HLdesRot8A.1, whole genome shotgun sequence genomic window:
- the LOC112304591 gene encoding olfactory receptor 13F1-like translates to MVKTNLTVISNFIFLGFTHYPKVEIIIFVLCLLMYLVTLLGNSILICITTLDSRLHTPMYFFLSNLSFLDIWYTSSALTPMLANFVSGKNTISFSGCASQMYFSLAMGSTECVLLSMMAYDRYVAICKPLRYPTIMNKRVCVQIAAGSWLTGCLTSLVETMSVLPQSLCGNNIINHFTCEILVVLKLVCVDTSKVQLIMLVISIVLLPMQMVLICISYAFILVNILRITSGEGRSKAFSTCAAHLTVVVLFYGTALSMYLKPSAVNSQEIDKFMALVYAGLTPMLNPLIYSLRNKEVKAAVKKLLIRNPLCTLLTHSGK, encoded by the coding sequence ATGGTGAAGACAAACTTGACAgtcatctcaaattttatttttctgggattTACTCACTACCCCAAAGTCGAAATCATCATATTTGTTCTGTGCCTGCTGATGTACCTGGTCACCTTGTTGGGTAACTCCATTCTGATCTGCATCACCACCCTGGATTCCCGCCTCCACACCcccatgtatttcttcctcagCAACCTCTCCTTTCTGGACATCTGGTACACCTCTTCTGCTCTCACTCCAATGCTGGCAAACTTTGTGTCAGGCAAGAACACCATCTCCTTCTCAGGATGTGCCTCTCAGATGTACTTCTCTCTTGCCATGGGCTCCACTGAGTGTGTGCTCCTGTCCATGATGGCATATGACCGAtacgtggccatctgcaagccctTGAGGTACCCCACCATCATGAACAAGAGGGTTTGTGTGCAGATTGCAGCTGGCTCCTGGCTGACAGGCTGCCTCACGTCCCTGGTGGAAACTATGTCTGTGCTGCCTCAGTCCCTCTGTGGAAATAACATTATCAATCATTTCACTTGTGAAATTCTGGTTGTCTTGAAACTGGTTTGTGTAGACACTTCCAAAGTGCAGTTAATCATGCTGGTGATCAGCATCGTTCTTCTTCCTATGCAgatggttctaatttgcatctcttatGCCTTCATCCTCGTCAACATCCTAAGAATCACCTCAGGGGAGGGTCGAAGCAAAGCCTTTTCGACGTGTGCAGCCCACCTAACTGTGGTGGTTTTGTTCTACGGGACAGCTCTCTCCATGTACTTGAAGCCCTCGGCTGTCAATTCccaagaaatagataaatttatGGCTTTGGTATATGCCGGATTAACCCCCATGTTGAATCCTCTCATTTACAGTCTACGAAACAAAGAGGTGAAAGCGGCTGTGAAAAAATTACTGATTAGGAACCCTCTTTGTACTCTTCTCACTCATAGTGGCAAATAA